One region of Actinomycetota bacterium genomic DNA includes:
- a CDS encoding valine--tRNA ligase, translating to FSMALPPPNVTGSLHIGHALDHTYQDYLARVHRMRGFEVLWLPGMDHAGIATQNVVERELAKEGKTRFDLGREAFVERVWAWKAESGGRILGQMQRLGDSVDWSRERFTMDEGLSRAVREVFVSLYEQGLLYRGRRIINWCPRCLTALSDIEVEHEEVPGELAHLRYPLADGSGWIGVATSRAETMLGDTAVAVHPDDPRYQGLIGRTVRLPLVDRLIPVVADAAVDREFGTGAVKVTPAHDPNDYEIAERHDLPAVDILTEEAIVNAEGGRFEGLDRYAARREVKAALAELGLLERVTEAPHSVGHCYRCRTEVEPRLSLQWFVAARPLAGQAMAAVRSGQTRFEPARYEKTFFGWMEQIRDWCVSRQLWWGHRIPAWYCPDGHVTVARQDPAACGTCGAAELAQDEDVLDTWFSSGLWPFSTLGWPDQTEDLATFYPTSVLVTGYDIIFFWVARMLMFGCHFQPPTPFEVVAIHGMVRDAQGKKMSKSFGNVIDPIELMDRYGTDALRFALIRGANPGGDVPLAEEWVEGARNFANKLWNMARFVLSTGGATSAPPDPPEPRPSLGLADRWLLSRLERTRAAVTAAYDGFDPAEAARLLHGFAWSELADWAVELAKPRLAAGDEDARQAAATLTYALDVTLRLLHPVMPFVTEELGRALTGVETLTLGPWPAERPGDLDPEAETGMADLQEAIVALRRFRAEHRVPTASRPRLVVVPADAAQAGLFRAEADSLRRLARLDAVEVGSAAPATPTAKLLAGRAELHLPLEGLLDLDEERARLDRELATLGAERARAEAKLANPAFLEKAPPPVVAKARERLAEVDEALAKVRAQQVELSGTR from the coding sequence CTTCAGCATGGCCCTTCCACCTCCAAATGTGACCGGGTCGCTCCACATCGGCCACGCTCTCGACCACACCTACCAGGACTACCTGGCCCGCGTGCACCGCATGCGCGGGTTCGAGGTGCTGTGGCTGCCCGGCATGGACCACGCCGGCATCGCCACCCAGAACGTGGTCGAGCGCGAGCTCGCCAAGGAGGGCAAGACCCGCTTCGACCTGGGCCGAGAGGCCTTCGTGGAGCGCGTCTGGGCCTGGAAGGCCGAGTCGGGGGGCCGCATCCTCGGCCAGATGCAGCGCCTCGGCGACTCGGTCGACTGGTCGCGCGAGCGCTTCACCATGGACGAGGGCCTGTCGCGGGCCGTCCGCGAGGTGTTCGTCTCCCTCTACGAGCAGGGCCTGCTGTACCGGGGCCGGCGGATCATCAACTGGTGCCCCCGCTGCCTCACCGCCCTGTCCGACATCGAGGTCGAGCACGAGGAGGTCCCGGGCGAGCTCGCCCACCTGCGCTACCCCCTGGCCGACGGGTCGGGCTGGATCGGGGTGGCGACCTCGCGGGCCGAGACGATGCTGGGCGACACCGCGGTTGCCGTCCACCCCGACGACCCCCGCTACCAGGGCCTCATCGGCAGGACGGTGCGCCTGCCCCTGGTCGACCGGCTGATCCCGGTGGTCGCCGACGCGGCCGTGGACCGCGAGTTCGGCACCGGCGCGGTCAAGGTCACCCCGGCCCACGACCCCAACGACTACGAGATCGCCGAGCGGCACGACCTGCCCGCCGTCGACATCCTCACCGAGGAGGCGATCGTCAACGCCGAGGGCGGGCGGTTCGAGGGCCTGGACCGCTACGCCGCCCGCCGCGAGGTCAAGGCCGCCCTGGCCGAGCTGGGCCTGCTGGAGCGGGTCACCGAGGCGCCGCACTCGGTCGGCCACTGCTACCGCTGCCGCACCGAGGTCGAGCCGCGGCTGTCGCTGCAGTGGTTCGTGGCCGCCCGGCCGCTGGCCGGCCAGGCCATGGCGGCGGTCCGCTCCGGCCAGACCCGCTTCGAGCCGGCCCGCTACGAGAAGACCTTCTTCGGCTGGATGGAGCAGATCCGCGACTGGTGCGTGTCCCGCCAGCTCTGGTGGGGGCACCGCATCCCCGCCTGGTACTGCCCGGACGGGCACGTCACCGTGGCGCGCCAGGACCCGGCCGCCTGCGGCACCTGCGGCGCCGCCGAGCTGGCCCAGGACGAGGACGTGCTCGACACCTGGTTCTCGAGCGGGCTGTGGCCGTTCTCGACCCTCGGCTGGCCCGACCAGACCGAGGACCTGGCCACCTTCTACCCGACCTCGGTGCTGGTCACCGGCTACGACATCATCTTCTTCTGGGTGGCCCGAATGCTGATGTTCGGCTGCCACTTCCAGCCGCCGACCCCGTTCGAGGTCGTGGCCATCCACGGGATGGTCCGCGACGCCCAGGGCAAGAAGATGTCCAAGTCGTTCGGGAACGTCATCGACCCGATCGAGCTGATGGACCGCTACGGCACCGACGCCCTCCGGTTCGCCCTGATCCGCGGGGCCAACCCGGGCGGCGACGTGCCCCTGGCCGAGGAGTGGGTGGAAGGCGCGCGCAACTTTGCAAATAAGCTCTGGAACATGGCCCGCTTCGTCCTTTCCACCGGGGGGGCAACAAGCGCCCCCCCGGACCCCCCCGAACCGAGGCCGTCCCTCGGCCTGGCCGACCGCTGGCTGCTCTCACGCCTGGAACGCACCCGGGCGGCCGTGACCGCCGCCTACGACGGCTTCGACCCGGCCGAGGCGGCCCGGCTGCTGCACGGGTTCGCCTGGAGCGAGCTGGCCGACTGGGCGGTCGAGCTGGCCAAGCCACGGCTGGCCGCCGGGGACGAGGACGCCCGGCAGGCCGCCGCCACCCTGACCTACGCCCTGGACGTCACCCTGCGGCTGCTGCACCCGGTGATGCCATTCGTCACCGAGGAGCTGGGCCGGGCCCTGACCGGGGTCGAGACCCTCACCCTGGGTCCCTGGCCGGCCGAGCGCCCCGGCGACCTCGACCCCGAGGCCGAGACCGGCATGGCCGACCTCCAGGAGGCGATCGTGGCCCTGCGCCGGTTCCGGGCCGAGCACCGCGTCCCCACGGCCAGCCGGCCCCGGCTGGTGGTCGTGCCGGCCGACGCGGCCCAGGCCGGCCTGTTCCGGGCCGAGGCCGACAGCCTCCGCCGCCTGGCCCGCCTGGACGCCGTCGAGGTCGGCTCGGCGGCCCCGGCCACCCCCACCGCCAAGCTGCTGGCCGGCCGGGCCGAGCTCCACCTCCCCCTGGAGGGGCTGCTCGACCTGGACGAGGAGCGGGCCCGGCTCGACCGCGAGCTGGCCACCCTCGGGGCCGAGCGGGCCCGGGCCGAGGCCAAGCTGGCCAACCCCGCCTTCCTGGAGAAGGCCCCGCCGCCGGTGGTGGCCAAGGCCCGGGAGCGCCTGGCCGAGGTCGACGAGGCCCTGGCCAAGGTCAGGGCCCAGCAGGTCGAGCTCTCCGGCACGCGCTGA
- the valS gene encoding valine--tRNA ligase codes for MGRVPERPSLDGLEAKWGARWEADGSYRFDPARPREDVFAIDFPPLTVSGVLHVGHVFSYCHTDVLGRFQRMRGKDVFYPVGWDDNGLPTERRVENFYGVRCDPSLPYDPGFAPPAGPVAAGQPKRPVSRPNFVELCRRLTDTDEQAFEALWRQLGLSVDWTLAYATIGERARRASQRGFLRLLARGEAYQAEAPTLWDVTYRTAVAQAEVEDREVPGVAVQVRFRRDGAGPKGSGEPRGGAPVNRDLVVETTRPELLAACVALVAHPGDDRYRDLVGTTATSPLFGVPVPVVAHRLADPAKGTGLAMICTFGDLTDVLWWRELRLPVRSVVTRDGRLRETPPEGVPAGPAWAELAGRTTTQARRRVVELLEDAGDLVAGPRPVTHPVKFYENGDRPLEIVTSRQWFIRLLDHRQRLLERGRELDWQPPFMRARYEHWVTGLHSDWLVSRQRFFGVPIPLWYPLTEAGEVDHDRPLVPGEARLPVDPSTDVPDGYREADRGRPGGFVADPDVFDTWATSSLTPQIAGGWEEDPERFARVFPMDLRPQSHEIIRTWLFYTVTRSELEHGVLPWSRAAISGWVVDPDRRKMSKSKGNAVAPTAVLERYGADALRYWAAKVRPGTDTTADEGQMRVGRRLAIKLLNSARFILGLPGDGPDTGDPAEALDLAMLAGLDATVAEATAALEGADWTAALEATERCFWSFCDDYLELVKDRAYRPAGEPGGASSRAALRTALDVQVRLLAPYLPYACEEVWSWWRDGSVHLAGWPGPVSSPAAAGADRRPLDAARQVIAAVRRAKSQAGVRLRTPVELAEIAGPPPWLDAVRAAEADLAAAGRVGAFRYRERPGADGLDVRVALAAAEEATT; via the coding sequence ATGGGACGGGTCCCGGAGCGCCCGTCGCTGGACGGGCTCGAAGCCAAGTGGGGCGCCCGCTGGGAGGCCGACGGCAGCTACCGGTTCGACCCGGCGCGGCCCCGGGAGGACGTGTTCGCGATCGACTTCCCGCCGCTCACGGTCAGCGGCGTGCTGCACGTCGGCCACGTCTTCTCCTACTGCCACACCGACGTCCTGGGCCGCTTCCAGCGGATGCGGGGCAAGGACGTCTTCTACCCGGTGGGCTGGGACGACAACGGGCTGCCGACCGAGCGCCGGGTGGAGAACTTCTACGGCGTCCGCTGCGACCCCTCGCTGCCGTACGACCCCGGGTTCGCGCCGCCGGCCGGCCCGGTCGCGGCCGGGCAGCCCAAGCGGCCGGTGTCGCGGCCCAACTTCGTCGAGCTCTGCCGCCGCCTGACCGACACCGACGAGCAGGCGTTCGAGGCGCTGTGGCGCCAGCTCGGCCTGTCGGTCGACTGGACGCTGGCCTACGCGACCATCGGCGAGCGGGCCCGGCGGGCCTCCCAGCGCGGGTTCCTGCGGCTGCTGGCCAGGGGCGAGGCCTACCAGGCCGAGGCCCCGACCCTGTGGGACGTGACCTACCGCACCGCCGTGGCCCAGGCCGAGGTCGAGGACCGGGAGGTCCCCGGCGTGGCCGTCCAGGTCCGGTTCCGGCGCGACGGGGCCGGGCCGAAGGGGTCCGGGGAACCCCGAGGGGGTGCCCCGGTGAATCGGGACCTGGTGGTGGAGACGACCCGGCCGGAGCTGCTGGCCGCCTGCGTGGCCCTGGTCGCCCACCCCGGCGACGACCGCTACCGCGACCTGGTCGGCACGACCGCCACCTCGCCGCTGTTCGGGGTGCCGGTCCCGGTGGTCGCCCACCGGCTGGCCGACCCCGCCAAGGGGACCGGGCTGGCCATGATCTGCACCTTCGGCGACCTCACCGACGTGCTCTGGTGGCGGGAGCTGCGGCTGCCGGTGCGCTCGGTCGTCACCCGCGACGGCCGGCTCCGGGAGACCCCGCCCGAGGGCGTGCCCGCCGGCCCGGCCTGGGCCGAGCTGGCCGGCAGGACCACCACCCAGGCCCGGCGGCGGGTGGTGGAGCTGCTCGAGGACGCCGGCGACCTGGTCGCCGGCCCCCGGCCGGTCACCCACCCGGTGAAGTTCTACGAGAACGGTGACCGGCCCCTGGAGATCGTGACCAGCCGCCAGTGGTTCATCCGCCTGCTCGACCACCGCCAGCGGCTGCTGGAGCGGGGCCGCGAGCTGGACTGGCAGCCGCCGTTCATGCGCGCCCGCTACGAGCACTGGGTGACCGGCCTGCACAGCGACTGGCTGGTCAGCCGCCAGCGGTTCTTCGGCGTGCCCATCCCGCTGTGGTACCCGCTGACCGAGGCCGGCGAGGTCGACCACGACCGGCCGCTGGTCCCCGGCGAGGCCCGGCTGCCGGTGGACCCGTCCACCGACGTGCCCGACGGCTACCGGGAGGCCGACCGGGGCCGGCCGGGCGGGTTCGTGGCCGACCCCGACGTGTTCGACACCTGGGCCACCTCCTCGCTCACCCCGCAGATCGCCGGCGGCTGGGAGGAGGACCCGGAGCGGTTCGCCCGGGTGTTCCCCATGGACCTGCGGCCCCAGTCCCACGAGATCATCCGGACCTGGCTGTTCTACACGGTGACGCGGTCCGAGCTCGAGCACGGCGTGCTGCCCTGGTCGCGGGCGGCCATCTCCGGCTGGGTGGTCGACCCCGACCGGCGCAAGATGTCCAAGTCCAAGGGGAACGCCGTCGCCCCCACGGCCGTGCTGGAGCGCTACGGGGCCGACGCCCTGCGCTACTGGGCGGCCAAGGTCCGGCCGGGCACCGACACCACCGCCGACGAGGGCCAGATGCGGGTCGGCCGCCGCCTGGCCATCAAGCTGCTCAACTCGGCCCGGTTCATCCTCGGCCTCCCCGGCGACGGGCCGGACACCGGGGACCCGGCCGAGGCGCTCGACCTGGCCATGCTGGCCGGGCTGGACGCCACCGTGGCCGAGGCCACCGCCGCGCTGGAGGGGGCCGACTGGACGGCCGCCCTGGAGGCGACCGAGCGCTGCTTCTGGTCCTTCTGCGACGACTACCTGGAGCTGGTCAAGGACCGCGCCTACCGGCCGGCCGGCGAGCCGGGCGGCGCCTCGTCCAGGGCGGCGCTGCGCACCGCCCTGGACGTCCAGGTGCGGCTGCTCGCCCCCTACCTGCCGTACGCCTGCGAGGAGGTGTGGTCGTGGTGGCGCGACGGGTCGGTCCATCTGGCCGGCTGGCCGGGCCCGGTGTCGTCGCCGGCCGCCGCCGGGGCCGACCGCCGTCCCCTGGACGCGGCCAGGCAGGTGATCGCGGCCGTCCGGCGGGCCAAGAGCCAGGCCGGGGTGCGGCTGCGCACCCCCGTCGAGCTGGCCGAGATCGCTGGCCCGCCCCCGTGGCTGGATGCGGTCCGGGCCGCCGAGGCCGACCTGGCCGCCGCCGGCCGGGTGGGGGCGTTCCGGTACCGCGAGCGTCCCGGCGCCGACGGGCTCGACGTGCGGGTCGCGCTGGCCGCGGCCGAGGAGGCCACCACATGA